Proteins encoded by one window of Arabidopsis thaliana chromosome 2, partial sequence:
- the EMB3147 gene encoding EMBRYO DEFECTIVE 3147 (catalytics;transferases;[acyl-carrier-protein] S-malonyltransferases;binding; FUNCTIONS IN: binding, transferase activity, [acyl-carrier-protein] S-malonyltransferase activity, catalytic activity; INVOLVED IN: fatty acid biosynthetic process, metabolic process; LOCATED IN: chloroplast, chloroplast stroma; EXPRESSED IN: 23 plant structures; EXPRESSED DURING: 14 growth stages; CONTAINS InterPro DOMAIN/s: Acyl transferase/acyl hydrolase/lysophospholipase (InterPro:IPR016035), Malonyl CoA-acyl carrier protein transacylase (InterPro:IPR004410), Acyl transferase domain (InterPro:IPR001227), Acyl transferase (InterPro:IPR014043), Malonyl-CoA ACP transacylase, ACP-binding (InterPro:IPR016036); Has 16466 Blast hits to 15045 proteins in 2783 species: Archae - 4; Bacteria - 12057; Metazoa - 203; Fungi - 1221; Plants - 66; Viruses - 0; Other Eukaryotes - 2915 (source: NCBI BLink).), whose amino-acid sequence MRSLLHRTILLTSPSHSLIRRTSLSAMATTASSSLLLPSISLNNLSSSKNASFGFAAKNLSRSRISMSVSAGSQSTTVHDSLFADYKPTSAFLFPGQGAQAVGMGKESQSVGAAGELYKKANDILGYDLLDICVNGPKEKLDSTVISQPAIYVTSLAAVELLRVREGGEQIINSVDVTCGLSLGEYTALAFAGAFSFEDGLKLVKLRGEAMQAAADAAKSAMVSIIGLDSEKVQQLCDAANQEVDEADKVQIANYLCPGNYAVSGGLKGIEVVEAKAKSFKARMTVRLAVAGAFHTSFMEPAVSRLEAALAATEIRSPRIPVISNVDAQPHADPDTIKKILARQVTSPVQWETTVKTLLSKGLKSSYELGPGKVIAGIFKRVDKSASFENISA is encoded by the exons ATGCGTTCACTGCTTCACCGTACTATCTTACTCACATCTCCGTCTCATTCTCTTATCCGGCGCACTTCTCTCTCCGCCATGgccaccaccgcctcctctTCCTTGCTCCTCCCTTCCATATCTCTCAACAATCTCTCCTCCTCTAAAAATGCCTCCTTTGGCTTCGCCGCCAAGAATCTCAGCCGATCTAGGATTTCTATGAGCGTCTCTGCTGGATCTCAGAGTACTACTGTTCACGATTCTCTGTTCGCTGATTACAAACCCACCTCTGCTTTTCTCTTTCCCGGTCAG GGAGCTCAAGCAGTAGGAATGGGAAAAGAGTCTCAGAGTGTTGGAGCAGCTGGAGAGTTGTATAAGAAAGCTAATGATATCTTAGG GTATGATCTTTTGGATATTTGTGTTAATGGACCAAAAGAGAAGCTTGATTCTACGGTCATAAGCCAG CCTGCTATTTATGTCACAAGTTTAGCAGCAGTTGAATTGCTCCGTGTTCGTGAAGGCGGAGAACAAATAATTAACTCGGTTGATGTGACTTGCGGTCTCAGTTTGGGAGAGTATACTGCTCTGGCTTTTGCTGGAGCCTTCAG CTTCGAGGACGGGCTGAAGCTTGTAAAACTTAGAGGAGAAGCTATGCAG GCTGCTGCAGATGCTGCTAAGAGTGCCATGGTTAGTATCATAGGGTTGGACTCAGAAAAGGTTCAGCAGTTGTGTGATGCAGCAAATCAAGAAGTAGATGAAGCTGACAAAGTTCAGATCGCAAATTACTTATGTCCG GGTAATTACGCAGTATCTGGAGGTCTTAAAGGAATCGAAGTTGTTGAAGCCAAAGCTAAGTCATTCAAAGCACGAATGACG GTGCGTCTAGCTGTTGCAGGTGCTTTCCACACTAGTTTCATGGAACCAGCAGTCTCGAGATTAGAAGCTGCATTGGCAGCCACAGAGATCAGAAGTCCGAGGATCCCAGTGATCTCGAATGTCGATGCACAGCCTCATGCAGATCCAGACACGATCAAGAAGATACTTGCACGCCAG GTGACATCTCCAGTCCAATGGGAGACAACAGTAAAGACTCTCTTATCCAAAGGACTTAAAAGCAGCTACGAATTGGGACCTGGAAAG GTAATTGCAGGGATATTCAAGAGAGTAGATAAAAGCGCAAGTTTCGAAAACATCAGTGCTTGA
- the EMB3147 gene encoding EMBRYO DEFECTIVE 3147 (catalytics;transferases;[acyl-carrier-protein] S-malonyltransferases;binding; FUNCTIONS IN: binding, transferase activity, catalytic activity; INVOLVED IN: metabolic process; LOCATED IN: chloroplast; EXPRESSED IN: 23 plant structures; EXPRESSED DURING: 14 growth stages; CONTAINS InterPro DOMAIN/s: Acyl transferase/acyl hydrolase/lysophospholipase (InterPro:IPR016035), Acyl transferase domain (InterPro:IPR001227), Acyl transferase (InterPro:IPR014043), Malonyl-CoA ACP transacylase, ACP-binding (InterPro:IPR016036); Has 15695 Blast hits to 14359 proteins in 2779 species: Archae - 4; Bacteria - 11793; Metazoa - 195; Fungi - 1104; Plants - 63; Viruses - 0; Other Eukaryotes - 2536 (source: NCBI BLink).), with amino-acid sequence MRSLLHRTILLTSPSHSLIRRTSLSAMATTASSSLLLPSISLNNLSSSKNASFGFAAKNLSRSRISMSVSAGSQSTTVHDSLFADYKPTSAFLFPGQGAQAVGMGKESQSVGAAGELYKKANDILGYDLLDICVNGPKEKLDSTVISQPAIYVTSLAAVELLRVREGGEQIINSVDVTCGLSLGEYTALAFAGAFSFEDGLKLVKLRGEAMQAAADAAKSAMVSIIGLDSEKVQQLCDAANQEVDEADKVQIANYLCPGNYAVSGGLKGIEVVEAKAKSFKARMTVRLAVAGAFHTSFMEPAVSRLEAALAATEIRSPRIPVISNVDAQPHADPDTIKKILARQMQMLTTGDISSPMGDNSKDSLIQRT; translated from the exons ATGCGTTCACTGCTTCACCGTACTATCTTACTCACATCTCCGTCTCATTCTCTTATCCGGCGCACTTCTCTCTCCGCCATGgccaccaccgcctcctctTCCTTGCTCCTCCCTTCCATATCTCTCAACAATCTCTCCTCCTCTAAAAATGCCTCCTTTGGCTTCGCCGCCAAGAATCTCAGCCGATCTAGGATTTCTATGAGCGTCTCTGCTGGATCTCAGAGTACTACTGTTCACGATTCTCTGTTCGCTGATTACAAACCCACCTCTGCTTTTCTCTTTCCCGGTCAG GGAGCTCAAGCAGTAGGAATGGGAAAAGAGTCTCAGAGTGTTGGAGCAGCTGGAGAGTTGTATAAGAAAGCTAATGATATCTTAGG GTATGATCTTTTGGATATTTGTGTTAATGGACCAAAAGAGAAGCTTGATTCTACGGTCATAAGCCAG CCTGCTATTTATGTCACAAGTTTAGCAGCAGTTGAATTGCTCCGTGTTCGTGAAGGCGGAGAACAAATAATTAACTCGGTTGATGTGACTTGCGGTCTCAGTTTGGGAGAGTATACTGCTCTGGCTTTTGCTGGAGCCTTCAG CTTCGAGGACGGGCTGAAGCTTGTAAAACTTAGAGGAGAAGCTATGCAG GCTGCTGCAGATGCTGCTAAGAGTGCCATGGTTAGTATCATAGGGTTGGACTCAGAAAAGGTTCAGCAGTTGTGTGATGCAGCAAATCAAGAAGTAGATGAAGCTGACAAAGTTCAGATCGCAAATTACTTATGTCCG GGTAATTACGCAGTATCTGGAGGTCTTAAAGGAATCGAAGTTGTTGAAGCCAAAGCTAAGTCATTCAAAGCACGAATGACG GTGCGTCTAGCTGTTGCAGGTGCTTTCCACACTAGTTTCATGGAACCAGCAGTCTCGAGATTAGAAGCTGCATTGGCAGCCACAGAGATCAGAAGTCCGAGGATCCCAGTGATCTCGAATGTCGATGCACAGCCTCATGCAGATCCAGACACGATCAAGAAGATACTTGCACGCCAG atgcaaaTGTTGACTACAGGTGACATCTCCAGTCCAATGGGAGACAACAGTAAAGACTCTCTTATCCAAAGGACTTAA
- the LAC3 gene encoding laccase 3 (laccase 3 (LAC3); FUNCTIONS IN: laccase activity; INVOLVED IN: oxidation reduction, lignin catabolic process; LOCATED IN: endomembrane system, apoplast; EXPRESSED IN: hypocotyl, fruit, root, seed; EXPRESSED DURING: E expanded cotyledon stage; CONTAINS InterPro DOMAIN/s: Multicopper oxidase, type 3 (InterPro:IPR011707), Laccase (InterPro:IPR017761), Multicopper oxidase, type 2 (InterPro:IPR011706), Cupredoxin (InterPro:IPR008972), Multicopper oxidase, copper-binding site (InterPro:IPR002355), Multicopper oxidase, type 1 (InterPro:IPR001117); BEST Arabidopsis thaliana protein match is: laccase 13 (TAIR:AT5G07130.1); Has 11124 Blast hits to 9161 proteins in 1586 species: Archae - 42; Bacteria - 5039; Metazoa - 506; Fungi - 3547; Plants - 1577; Viruses - 0; Other Eukaryotes - 413 (source: NCBI BLink).) has translation MESFRRFSLLSFIALLAYFAFLASAEHHVHQFVITPTPVKRLCRTHQSITVNGQYPGPTLVVRNGDSLAITVINRARYNISIHWHGIRQLRNPWADGPEYITQCPIRPGQTYTYRFKIEDQEGTLWWHAHSRWLRATVYGALIIYPRLGSPYPFSMPKRDIPILLGEWWDRNPMDVLKQAQFTGAAANVSDAYTINGQPGDLYRCSRAGTIRFPIFPGETVQLRVINAGMNQELFFSVANHQFTVVETDSAYTKPFTTNVIMIGPGQTTNVLLTANQRPGRYYMAARAYNSANAPFDNTTTTAILQYVNAPTRRGRGRGQIAPVFPVLPGFNDTATATAFTNRLRYWKRAPVPQQVDENLFFTVGLGLINCANPNSPRCQGPNGTRFAASMNNMSFVLPRSNSVMQAYYQGTPGIFTTDFPPVPPVQFDYTGNVSRGLWQPIKGTKAYKLKYKSNVQIVLQDTSIVTPENHPMHLHGYQFYVVGSGFGNFNPRTDPARFNLFDPPERNTIGTPPGGWVAIRFVADNPGAWFMHCHIDSHLGWGLAMVFLVENGRGQLQSVQAPPLDLPRC, from the exons ATGGAGTCTTTTCGGCGATTCTCCTTGCTATCCTTCATTGCCCTACTTGCCTACTTCGCTTTCCTCGCTTCTGCTGAACATCACGTCCATCAATTCGTG ATCACACCGACACCAGTGAAGAGGCTGTGCAGAACTCACCAAAGCATCACTGTGAATGGTCAGTACCCTGGTCCAACGCTTGTGGTCAGGAACGGTGACTCTCTCGCAATCACTGTCATCAACAGAGCCCGTTACAACATTAGTATTCATTG GCATGGAATCAGACAGCTGCGGAATCCGTGGGCCGATGGTCCAGAGTATATAACACAATGTCCGATCCGTCCAGGACAAACCTACACTTACAGATTCAAAATCGAGGATCAAGAGGGTACGCTTTGGTGGCACGCTCATAGCCGCTGGCTCAGAGCCACGGTCTATGGTGCTCTCATCATTTACCCTCGTCTTGGTTCTCCTTATCCCTTCTCTATGCCCAAACGTGACATTCCAATTCTTCTTG GGGAATGGTGGGATAGAAACCCAATGGATGTTTTGAAGCAAGCACAATTTACGGGAGCAGCAGCTAATGTCTCTGACGCTTACACAATCAACGGTCAACCAGGCGATCTTTACCGCTGCTCGCGGGCTGGGACAATCCGTTTTCCAATTTTCCCCGGGGAGACGGTGCAACTCCGTGTCATCAACGCTGGTATGAACCAAGAGCTCTTCTTCTCAGTCGCCAACCACCAGTTCACAGTTGTAGAAACTGATTCCGCCTACACGAAACCATTCACCACAAATGTCATCATGATCGGTCCTGGCCAAACCACTAACGTCCTCCTCACGGCAAACCAGAGACCAGGCCGCTACTACATGGCAGCTCGAGCCTACAACAGCGCAAACGCCCCGTTCGACAACACAACCACTACTGCTATCTTACAATACGTCAACGCTCCAACAAGACGTGGCCGTGGTCGTGGTCAAATCGCTCCTGTTTTCCCAGTCCTCCCCGGGTTCAACGACACCGCAACCGCAACTGCTTTCACCAACCGTCTCCGATACTGGAAACGAGCTCCAGTACCACAACAAGTCGACGAGAACCTCTTTTTCACCGTCGGATTAGGGCTAATCAACTGTGCCAACCCAAACAGTCCCCGTTGCCAAGGTCCTAACGGGACCCGATTCGCAGCAAGCATGAACAACATGTCCTTCGTGCTACCACGAAGTAACTCCGTCATGCAAGCATATTACCAAGGCACCCCAGGAATCTTCACAACGGATTTTCCGCCCGTTCCACCGGTGCAATTCGATTACACAGGTAACGTTAGCCGCGGGTTATGGCAGCCCATAAAAGGAACCAAAGCTTACAAGCTTAAGTACAAATCTAATGTTCAGATTGTGTTACAAGACACTAGCATTGTCACGCCAGAGAATCATCCCATGCATCTACACGGGTACCAATTCTACGTGGTCGGGTCAGGTTTCGGTAATTTCAACCCGAGAACAGACCCGGCTAGGTTTAACTTATTTGACCCACCAGAGAGGAACACCATTGGAACACCTCCAGGTGGTTGGGTGGCAATTCGGTTCGTCGCTGATAATCCAG GAGCATGGTTTATGCATTGTCACATTGATTCACATTTGGGATGGGGTTTGGCTATGGTTTTCTTGGTAGAGAACGGTCGTGGACAGTTGCAATCGGTGCAGGCTCCACCATTGGATCTTCCAAGATGCTAA
- a CDS encoding GDSL-like Lipase/Acylhydrolase family protein (GDSL-like Lipase/Acylhydrolase family protein; FUNCTIONS IN: hydrolase activity, acting on ester bonds, carboxylesterase activity; INVOLVED IN: lipid metabolic process; LOCATED IN: endomembrane system; CONTAINS InterPro DOMAIN/s: Lipase, GDSL (InterPro:IPR001087), Esterase, SGNH hydrolase-type (InterPro:IPR013830); BEST Arabidopsis thaliana protein match is: GDSL-like Lipase/Acylhydrolase family protein (TAIR:AT2G30310.1); Has 3378 Blast hits to 3337 proteins in 196 species: Archae - 0; Bacteria - 267; Metazoa - 0; Fungi - 20; Plants - 3071; Viruses - 0; Other Eukaryotes - 20 (source: NCBI BLink).) codes for MYISKTIVFGLFVATLLVSCNADANTTQPLFPAILIFGDSTADTGNNNYYSQAVFKANHLPYGVDLPGHEANGRFSNGKLISDVISTKLNIKEFVPPFLQPNISDQDIVTGVCFASAGAGYDDETSLSSKAIPVSQQPSMFKNYIARLKGIVGDKKAMEIINNALVVISAGPNDFILNFYDIPIRRLEYPTIYGYQDFVLKRLDGFVRELYSLGCRNILVGGLPPMGCLPIQLTAKLRTILGICVEQENKDSILYNQKLVKKLPEIQASLPGSKFLYANVYDPVMDMIRNPSKYGFKETKKGCCGTGYLETSFLCTSLSKTCPNHSDHLFWDSIHPSEAAYKYLGNFIDAQIQEWLKT; via the exons ATGTATATATCTAAAACCATAGTGTTTGGTCTCTTTGTTGCAACACTCCTCGTGTCTTGCAATGCGGATGCAAACACCACGCAGCCGCTTTTCCCGGCGATTCTAATATTCGGCGACTCAACGGCAGACACAGGCAATAACAACTACTACTCACAAGCCGTCTTCAAGGCTAATCACCTCCCTTATGGCGTTGATCTTCCCGGCCACGAAGCTAACGGAAGATTCTCAAACGGAAAGCTAATCTCTGACGTAATCTCCACAAAACTCAACATCAAAGAGTTTGTTCCTCCGTTTCTACAACCGAACATCTCCGACCAAGACATTGTCACTGGAGTCTGTTTTGCATCCGCGGGTGCTGGCTACGATGACGAGACCTCACTATCTAGCAAAGCTATTCCGGTCTCACAACAGCCAAGCATGTTCAAGAATTATATTGCTCGTCTCAAAGGTATCGTAGGAGACAAGAAAGCGATGGAGATTATTAACAACGCTTTAGTGGTCATAAGCGCAGGGCCTAATGATTTCATCTTGAACTTTTACGATATCCCCATAAGGCGTCTCGAGTATCCTACTATCTATGGCTACCAAGATTTTGTTCTCAAGAGGCTTGACGGTTTTGTCCGG GAGCTTTATAGTTTAGGTTGCCGGAATATTCTAGTCGGAGGGTTGCCGCCAATGGGATGTTTACCGATCCAATTGACCGCGAAATTGAGAACCATTTTGGGAATTTGTGtggaacaagaaaacaaagactcCATTTTGTACAATCAGAAGCTTGTAAAGAAATTGCCTGAGATCCAAGCGTCTCTACCCGGAAGCAAGTTCCTTTACGCTAACGTCTACGACCCTGTGATGGACATGATCCGAAACCCTAGCAAATACg GATTCAAGGAGACGAAGAAAGGATGTTGCGGAACAGGATACTTGGAAACAAGCTTCTTGTGCACTTCCTTGTCAAAGACTTGTCCGAATCATTCGGATCACTTGTTTTGGGACTCCATTCATCCCTCCGAGGCAGCTTACAAATACCTAGGGAACTTCATAGATGCTCAGATTCAAGAGTGGCTTAAGACTTAA